A window from Streptomyces sp. NBC_00271 encodes these proteins:
- a CDS encoding vitamin B12-dependent ribonucleotide reductase, which yields MTETASGPARGSRAKGGTKASKGLRIERIHTTPGVHPYDEVEWERRDVVMTNWRDGSINFEQRGVEFPGFWSVNAVNIVTSKYFRGAVGTPQREVSLRQLIDRIVKTYRKAGEDYKYFASPADAEIFEHELAYALLHQIFSFNSPVWFNVGTPQPQQVSACFILSVDDSMESILDWYKEEGMIFKGGSGAGLNLSRIRSSKELLSSGGNASGPVSFMRGADASAGTIKSGGATRRAAKMVILDVDHPDIEDFIETKVKEEEKIRALRDAGFDMDLGGDDITSVQYQNANNSVRVNDTFMKAVEAGGKFGLTSRMTGEVIEEVDAKTLFRKMAEAAWACADPGIQYDDTINHWHTCPESGRINGSNPCSEYMHLDNTSCNLASLNLMKFLKDDGKGHQSFEVERFAKVVELVITAMDISICFADFPTQKIGENTRAFRQLGIGYANLGALLMATGHAYDSDGGRALAGAITSLMTGTSYRRSAELAAVVGPYDGYARNAQPHQRVMKQHSDANGVAVRVDDLDTPIWAAATEAWQDVLHLGEKNGFRNAQASVIAPTGTIGLAMSCDTTGLEPDLALVKFKKLVGGGSMQIVNGTVPQALRRLGYQEEQIEAIVAHIAENGNVVDAPSLKHEHYEVFDCAMGERSISAMGHVRMMAAIQPWISGALSKTVNLPETATVEDVEEVYFEAWKMGVKALAIYRDNCKVGQPLSAKTKEKEKTEVTAKAEETIRAAVEKVVEYRPVRKRLPKGRPGITTSFTVGGAEGYMTANSYPDDGLGEVFLKMSKQGSTLAGMMDAFSIAVSVGLQYGVPLETYVSKFTNMRFEPAGMTDDPDVRMAQSIVDYIFRRLALDFLPFETRSALGIHSAEERQRHLETGSYEPSDDEMDVEGLAQSAPRAQELKAVVTPKAEVEVAKPAPRQAHTSAELVEMQLGIQADAPLCFSCGTKMQRAGSCYICEGCGSTSGCS from the coding sequence ATGACAGAGACGGCGAGCGGTCCGGCACGAGGTTCCCGCGCCAAGGGCGGAACCAAGGCCAGCAAGGGACTGCGCATCGAGCGCATCCACACCACCCCCGGCGTGCACCCGTACGACGAGGTGGAATGGGAGCGCCGTGACGTCGTCATGACCAACTGGCGCGACGGCTCGATCAACTTCGAGCAGCGTGGCGTCGAGTTCCCCGGCTTCTGGTCGGTGAACGCGGTCAACATCGTCACCAGCAAGTACTTCCGGGGTGCCGTGGGCACCCCGCAGCGCGAGGTGAGCCTCAGGCAGCTCATCGACCGCATCGTGAAGACGTACCGGAAGGCCGGCGAGGACTACAAGTACTTCGCCTCGCCCGCCGACGCCGAGATCTTCGAGCACGAGCTGGCGTACGCCCTCCTGCACCAGATCTTCAGCTTCAACAGCCCGGTCTGGTTCAACGTCGGGACGCCTCAGCCCCAGCAGGTCTCGGCCTGCTTCATCCTGTCCGTGGACGACTCCATGGAGTCGATCCTCGACTGGTACAAGGAAGAGGGCATGATCTTCAAGGGCGGCTCCGGCGCCGGCCTGAACCTCTCCCGTATCCGCTCCTCCAAGGAGCTCCTCTCCTCGGGCGGCAACGCCTCGGGTCCCGTCTCCTTCATGCGCGGTGCCGACGCCTCCGCAGGAACGATCAAGTCGGGTGGCGCCACCCGCCGCGCGGCCAAGATGGTCATCCTCGACGTCGACCACCCCGACATCGAGGACTTCATCGAGACCAAGGTCAAGGAGGAGGAGAAGATCCGCGCCCTCCGTGACGCGGGCTTCGACATGGACCTGGGCGGCGACGACATCACGTCCGTCCAGTACCAGAACGCCAACAACTCGGTCCGTGTGAACGACACGTTCATGAAGGCGGTCGAGGCGGGCGGCAAGTTCGGTCTCACCTCCCGTATGACCGGCGAGGTCATCGAGGAGGTCGACGCCAAGACGCTCTTCCGCAAGATGGCCGAGGCCGCCTGGGCCTGCGCCGACCCGGGCATCCAGTACGACGACACGATCAACCACTGGCACACGTGCCCGGAGTCCGGTCGTATCAACGGCTCGAACCCGTGCAGCGAGTACATGCACCTGGACAACACGTCCTGCAACCTCGCCTCGCTGAACCTGATGAAGTTCCTCAAGGACGACGGCAAGGGCCACCAGTCCTTCGAGGTCGAGCGCTTCGCCAAGGTCGTCGAGCTGGTCATCACCGCGATGGACATCTCGATCTGCTTCGCGGACTTCCCGACCCAGAAGATCGGCGAGAACACCCGCGCCTTCCGTCAGCTGGGCATCGGCTACGCCAACCTGGGCGCCCTCCTGATGGCGACCGGTCACGCGTACGACTCCGACGGCGGTCGCGCCCTCGCCGGTGCCATCACCTCGCTGATGACCGGCACCTCGTACCGGCGTTCCGCCGAGCTCGCCGCGGTCGTCGGCCCGTACGACGGCTACGCCCGCAACGCGCAGCCGCACCAGCGCGTCATGAAGCAGCACTCCGACGCCAACGGCGTGGCCGTCCGTGTGGACGACCTGGACACGCCGATCTGGGCCGCCGCCACAGAGGCCTGGCAGGACGTGCTGCACCTCGGTGAGAAGAACGGATTCCGCAACGCGCAGGCCTCGGTCATCGCCCCGACCGGCACCATCGGTCTCGCGATGTCCTGCGACACCACCGGCCTCGAGCCCGACCTCGCGCTGGTCAAGTTCAAGAAGCTGGTCGGCGGCGGCTCGATGCAGATCGTCAACGGCACCGTTCCGCAGGCCCTGCGCCGCCTGGGCTACCAGGAGGAGCAGATCGAGGCGATCGTCGCCCACATCGCCGAGAACGGCAATGTCGTCGACGCCCCGAGCCTCAAGCACGAGCACTACGAGGTCTTCGACTGCGCCATGGGCGAGCGCTCCATCTCCGCGATGGGCCACGTCCGCATGATGGCCGCGATCCAGCCCTGGATCTCCGGCGCGCTCTCCAAGACGGTCAACCTGCCGGAGACGGCGACCGTCGAGGACGTCGAAGAGGTCTACTTCGAGGCGTGGAAGATGGGCGTCAAGGCGCTCGCGATCTACCGCGACAACTGCAAGGTCGGCCAGCCCCTCTCCGCCAAGACCAAGGAGAAGGAGAAGACCGAGGTCACGGCGAAGGCCGAGGAGACCATCCGCGCCGCGGTCGAGAAGGTCGTCGAGTACCGCCCGGTCCGCAAGCGCCTCCCCAAGGGTCGTCCCGGCATCACCACCTCCTTCACGGTGGGCGGCGCCGAGGGCTACATGACCGCCAACTCCTACCCGGACGACGGTCTCGGCGAGGTCTTCCTGAAGATGTCGAAGCAGGGCTCCACCCTCGCGGGCATGATGGACGCCTTCTCGATCGCGGTCTCCGTGGGTCTGCAGTACGGCGTGCCCCTCGAGACGTACGTCTCGAAGTTCACGAACATGCGCTTCGAGCCGGCCGGCATGACGGACGACCCGGACGTGCGGATGGCGCAGTCGATCGTCGACTACATCTTCCGTCGCCTGGCGCTGGACTTCCTTCCCTTCGAGACGCGCTCCGCGCTCGGCATCCACTCCGCCGAGGAGCGTCAGCGTCACCTGGAGACCGGTTCGTACGAGCCGTCCGACGACGAGATGGACGTCGAGGGTCTGGCCCAGTCCGCGCCCCGTGCGCAGGAGCTGAAGGCCGTGGTCACCCCGAAGGCCGAGGTCGAGGTGGCGAAGCCCGCCCCGAGGCAGGCCCACACCAGTGCCGAACTGGTGGAGATGCAGCTGGGCATCCAGGCGGACGCCCCCCTGTGCTTCTCCTGCGGTACGAAGATGCAGCGGGCCGGTTCCTGCTACATCTGCGAGGGCTGCGGCTCGACCAGCGGTTGCAGCTGA
- a CDS encoding MFS transporter → MIQDPKPGAARREGHPGIALAVIAACQLMVVLDSTIVNIALPHIQDALKFSTTDLTWVISAYTLTFGGLLLLGGRAGDILGRRRVFMTGIMLFTLASLLGGLAQEPWQLLAARALQGVGGAIASPTALALITTTFPEGPERNRAFAVFAAVSAGGGAIGLLAGGMLTEWLDWRWVLFVNVPIGVLITVLAPMYINESERHPGRFDVAGALTSTAGMASLVYGFIRASEEGWRDSLTIGSFATALVLLLGFAFIETRAKEPITPLKMFGDRNRSGTYVIMLSLAAAMFGMFFFIVLFVQNVLGYSPIQAGLAFLPVTAAIGIGAGLSQRFLPVLGPKPFMVVGSALVALGLGWLTFMSPDSTYVGGVLGPMLLFAFGMGLNFVTLTLTAVSGVAQHEAGAASGLLNVTQQVGGSLGLSILTTVFGSASRDEAEKQLPKFLANGSPEQKAEFAKTHQLPAPWGHDVLAQGISTAFVPAVAMAVLALATAALVIRVRKSDLEALSGTAGPAAG, encoded by the coding sequence TTGATCCAGGATCCAAAGCCAGGAGCGGCCCGCCGGGAGGGACACCCCGGCATCGCACTCGCCGTCATCGCGGCCTGCCAACTCATGGTGGTACTCGACTCGACGATTGTGAACATCGCCCTCCCGCACATTCAAGACGCGCTCAAATTCAGCACGACCGACCTGACCTGGGTGATCAGCGCGTACACCCTCACCTTCGGTGGCCTGCTCCTTCTCGGCGGCCGCGCGGGTGACATCCTCGGTCGGCGCCGGGTCTTCATGACCGGCATCATGCTGTTCACGCTCGCCTCGCTGCTCGGTGGACTCGCCCAGGAGCCCTGGCAGTTGCTGGCCGCGCGGGCCCTCCAGGGCGTGGGTGGCGCGATAGCGTCGCCCACCGCGCTGGCGCTCATCACCACCACCTTCCCCGAGGGCCCGGAACGGAACCGGGCCTTCGCCGTCTTCGCCGCGGTCTCCGCGGGCGGCGGCGCCATCGGGCTGCTTGCGGGCGGCATGCTCACCGAGTGGCTCGACTGGCGCTGGGTGCTCTTCGTCAACGTGCCCATCGGTGTGCTGATCACCGTGCTCGCCCCGATGTACATCAACGAGTCCGAGCGCCATCCGGGGCGCTTCGACGTCGCGGGCGCACTCACCTCGACGGCCGGTATGGCCTCCCTGGTGTACGGGTTCATCCGCGCCTCGGAGGAGGGCTGGCGCGACAGCCTCACGATCGGGTCGTTCGCCACGGCACTGGTCCTTTTGCTGGGCTTCGCGTTCATCGAGACCCGGGCGAAGGAACCGATCACCCCGCTGAAGATGTTCGGCGACCGCAACCGCTCCGGCACGTACGTGATCATGCTCAGTCTGGCCGCGGCGATGTTCGGGATGTTCTTCTTCATCGTCCTGTTCGTACAGAACGTGCTGGGGTACAGCCCGATCCAGGCCGGTCTGGCGTTCCTGCCCGTGACGGCGGCGATCGGCATCGGAGCGGGGCTGTCGCAGCGGTTCCTGCCGGTCCTCGGGCCCAAGCCGTTCATGGTCGTCGGCTCCGCCCTCGTCGCGCTCGGGCTCGGCTGGCTGACCTTCATGAGCCCCGACAGCACGTACGTCGGCGGGGTGCTCGGCCCGATGCTGCTCTTCGCCTTCGGCATGGGCCTGAACTTCGTGACACTGACCCTGACCGCGGTCTCCGGCGTCGCCCAGCACGAGGCGGGCGCCGCGTCCGGACTCCTCAACGTCACCCAGCAGGTGGGCGGTTCGCTCGGCCTGTCCATCCTGACCACGGTCTTCGGCTCGGCCAGCCGGGACGAGGCGGAGAAGCAGCTGCCGAAGTTCCTGGCGAACGGCTCGCCCGAGCAGAAGGCGGAGTTCGCCAAGACCCACCAGCTGCCCGCTCCGTGGGGCCACGACGTGCTCGCCCAGGGCATCTCGACCGCCTTCGTCCCGGCCGTCGCGATGGCGGTACTGGCCCTGGCCACCGCCGCGCTGGTGATCCGGGTCCGCAAGAGCGACCTGGAGGCCCTCTCGGGCACGGCGGGGCCCGCCGCCGGCTGA
- the nrdR gene encoding transcriptional regulator NrdR gives MHCPFCRHPDSRVVDSRTTDDGTSIRRRRQCPDCSRRFTTVETCSLMVVKRSGVTEPFSRTKVINGVRKACQGRPVTEDALAQLGQRVEEAVRATGSAELTTHDVGLAILGPLQELDLVAYLRFASVYRAFDSLEDFEAAIVELREETKQRPAADEDDAGVADAGVAAANAGRPESDRGSGGTVQVPVPANAAD, from the coding sequence ATGCACTGCCCCTTCTGCAGGCACCCCGACAGCCGTGTCGTCGACAGCCGTACGACCGATGACGGCACGTCGATCCGCAGGCGCCGCCAGTGCCCCGACTGCTCCCGTCGTTTCACGACGGTGGAGACGTGCTCGCTGATGGTGGTCAAGCGGTCCGGCGTCACCGAACCCTTCAGTCGTACCAAGGTCATCAACGGCGTGCGCAAGGCGTGCCAGGGGCGGCCGGTCACCGAGGACGCGCTCGCCCAGCTCGGCCAGCGGGTCGAGGAGGCGGTGCGGGCCACCGGGAGCGCCGAGCTGACCACCCACGACGTGGGTCTGGCCATACTCGGCCCGTTGCAGGAACTCGACCTCGTCGCCTATCTGCGCTTCGCGTCCGTGTACCGGGCGTTCGACTCGCTCGAGGACTTCGAGGCCGCCATCGTGGAACTCAGGGAAGAGACGAAGCAGCGCCCCGCCGCGGACGAGGATGACGCGGGCGTGGCGGATGCGGGCGTGGCAGCCGCGAACGCGGGGCGCCCGGAAAGCGACCGCGGGTCCGGAGGGACCGTCCAGGTCCCCGTACCCGCCAACGCCGCCGACTGA
- a CDS encoding TetR/AcrR family transcriptional regulator: MVTSRWTAAPAQAASLRRRGAVLERAILDAALEQLSTVGWNGLTMEGVAARAQTGKAAVYRRWPSKEDLVADALKAGLPSLTEAPDLGSVRDDLLELCRQVREAMYSQPGFALRSVLHECDVAQAERFQSLIVGGVIEPTKHLLREIVHRGIEREEVRPDAANSYVFDVIPAMMMYRSKVCASEWSERDLEEMIDQLMVPLLRRAGADPRAAGA, from the coding sequence ATGGTTACTTCGCGTTGGACGGCCGCTCCCGCTCAGGCGGCCTCCCTGCGCCGACGCGGTGCCGTGCTCGAACGCGCGATCCTCGACGCCGCGCTCGAGCAGCTCAGTACGGTCGGCTGGAACGGCCTCACGATGGAGGGTGTCGCCGCCCGGGCCCAGACCGGCAAGGCCGCGGTCTACCGCCGCTGGCCGTCCAAGGAGGACCTCGTCGCGGACGCGCTGAAGGCCGGACTGCCGAGCCTGACGGAGGCCCCCGACCTCGGAAGCGTCCGGGACGACCTGCTGGAACTGTGCCGGCAGGTGCGTGAGGCGATGTACTCGCAGCCCGGATTCGCGCTGCGCTCAGTGCTTCACGAATGCGATGTGGCACAGGCGGAACGCTTTCAGAGTCTGATCGTCGGAGGGGTCATCGAGCCGACCAAGCATCTGCTGCGAGAGATCGTGCACCGCGGAATCGAGCGGGAAGAGGTGCGACCGGACGCCGCGAATTCCTACGTCTTCGACGTCATTCCGGCGATGATGATGTATCGCTCGAAGGTGTGCGCGAGCGAATGGAGTGAACGGGATCTGGAGGAGATGATCGACCAGCTGATGGTCCCGCTGCTGCGACGGGCGGGGGCTGATCCGCGGGCGGCCGGAGCCTGA
- a CDS encoding ADP-ribosylglycohydrolase family protein, translating to MTSDSSPGGRLDRALASLRGLAVGDALGSRFFVPVNYQLLKRRELPSGPWRWTDDTEMASSVVAVLARHRRIDQDALAGSFAEHHDVDRGYGPAVNRLLGQIREGGDWRALASALFKGQGSWGNGAAMRIAPLGAWYADDPEQAVHQAEISAYTTHQHREAVVGAMAVAAAAALAADPASPPSAEALLDGVVALVPRSAVGAGLRRARDMLDYGDTATVAAVLGCGRRTTAHDTVPFALWSAARALGDYEEGFWSTAQVGGDMDTTCAIVGGVIAAGKAGAPPGEWVERTESLPGWVRAGA from the coding sequence ATGACCTCTGATTCCTCTCCCGGCGGACGCCTGGACCGCGCCCTGGCCAGCCTGCGTGGACTCGCGGTGGGGGACGCGCTGGGCTCGCGGTTCTTCGTGCCCGTGAACTACCAGCTGCTCAAGCGACGCGAGCTGCCGTCCGGTCCCTGGCGGTGGACGGACGACACCGAAATGGCCTCCTCCGTAGTGGCCGTTTTGGCCCGGCACCGCCGCATCGACCAGGACGCGCTGGCCGGCTCCTTCGCCGAGCACCACGATGTCGACCGGGGCTACGGTCCCGCGGTCAACCGGCTGCTGGGGCAGATCCGGGAGGGGGGCGACTGGCGGGCGCTGGCGTCCGCCCTCTTCAAGGGACAGGGCTCGTGGGGCAACGGCGCCGCGATGCGGATCGCCCCCCTGGGGGCCTGGTACGCGGACGACCCGGAGCAGGCTGTCCACCAGGCGGAGATCTCGGCGTACACCACCCACCAGCACCGCGAGGCCGTCGTGGGTGCCATGGCCGTCGCCGCGGCCGCCGCCCTGGCGGCCGACCCGGCGAGCCCGCCGAGTGCCGAGGCACTGCTCGACGGCGTCGTCGCGCTCGTCCCGCGCAGCGCCGTGGGAGCCGGCCTGCGGCGCGCTCGCGACATGCTCGACTACGGGGACACCGCGACGGTCGCCGCCGTACTGGGCTGCGGGCGGCGTACGACGGCGCACGACACGGTGCCGTTCGCGCTCTGGTCCGCGGCCCGGGCCCTCGGCGACTACGAAGAGGGCTTCTGGTCGACCGCCCAAGTGGGCGGCGACATGGACACGACCTGCGCCATCGTCGGCGGTGTGATCGCCGCGGGCAAGGCGGGGGCGCCGCCGGGGGAGTGGGTGGAGCGGACGGAGAGCCTGCCGGGTTGGGTGCGGGCGGGGGCGTAG
- a CDS encoding YdbC family protein: MLVKWIRCTVVDRRGFERGQRKWAGLLGEPGFRGQGGGWSRGRPGVAHIFAFWESRAFYDSFMARSHDRLAAAQSGTFKDSQVKLFDHRFDVKTGFEPRFTDADLLRVAHCRIHEERAEHFALMQEKVWNPAMAGSPGMVRGLFGEAPHHEFLILSMWQSAAEHGKYRAERVERLALRAQTEADVAALTGDIVALEPLWTV, encoded by the coding sequence GTGCTGGTCAAGTGGATTCGCTGCACCGTGGTGGACCGCCGCGGTTTCGAGCGGGGGCAGCGAAAGTGGGCGGGGCTGCTGGGTGAGCCGGGATTCCGGGGGCAGGGCGGGGGCTGGAGCCGAGGGCGGCCCGGGGTGGCGCACATCTTCGCCTTCTGGGAGAGCCGTGCCTTCTACGACTCCTTCATGGCCCGTTCGCACGACCGGCTCGCGGCTGCCCAGTCGGGGACCTTCAAGGACTCGCAGGTCAAACTCTTCGATCACCGGTTCGATGTGAAGACCGGCTTCGAGCCGCGCTTCACGGACGCCGACCTGCTGCGGGTGGCCCACTGCCGCATCCACGAGGAACGGGCCGAACACTTCGCGCTGATGCAGGAGAAGGTCTGGAATCCCGCGATGGCGGGCTCGCCCGGCATGGTGCGCGGCCTGTTCGGCGAGGCGCCGCACCATGAGTTCCTGATCCTGTCCATGTGGCAGTCGGCCGCCGAACACGGTAAATACCGGGCCGAGCGGGTGGAACGGCTCGCGCTGCGCGCCCAGACGGAGGCCGATGTCGCGGCCCTGACCGGCGACATAGTGGCGCTGGAGCCCTTGTGGACGGTCTGA
- a CDS encoding histidine phosphatase family protein, producing MVRPRRIVLVRHGESAGNADDTVYEREPDHALALTEKGWQQAEETGKRLREIFGRERVSVYVSPYRRTHETLRAFHLDPELIRVREEPRLREQDWGNWQDRDDVRLQKAYRDAYGHFFYRFAQGESGADVYDRVGGFLESLYRSFEAPDHPSNVLLVTHGLAMRLFCMRWFHWTVAEFESLSNPGNAEMRMLVLGDDGRYTLDRPFERWCVPESYGDPGIEWQGDDL from the coding sequence ATGGTTCGACCACGGCGTATCGTCCTTGTCCGGCACGGCGAGTCAGCGGGCAACGCCGATGACACCGTTTATGAACGCGAGCCCGACCACGCTCTGGCGCTCACCGAGAAGGGGTGGCAGCAGGCGGAGGAGACGGGCAAACGGCTGCGGGAGATCTTCGGGCGAGAGCGCGTAAGCGTTTACGTGTCGCCGTACCGCCGTACGCACGAGACGCTCCGCGCCTTCCACCTCGACCCCGAGCTCATACGGGTGCGCGAGGAGCCGCGGCTGCGCGAGCAGGACTGGGGCAACTGGCAGGACCGCGACGACGTGCGCCTCCAGAAGGCCTATCGGGACGCGTACGGGCATTTCTTCTACCGCTTCGCCCAGGGCGAGTCCGGCGCCGACGTCTACGACCGGGTCGGTGGCTTCCTGGAGAGCCTCTACCGGAGCTTCGAGGCCCCCGACCACCCGTCGAACGTGCTCCTCGTGACCCATGGTCTTGCCATGCGGCTGTTCTGCATGCGCTGGTTCCACTGGACGGTCGCGGAGTTCGAATCACTGTCGAATCCGGGGAACGCCGAGATGCGGATGCTCGTCCTCGGCGACGACGGGAGGTACACGCTTGACCGTCCGTTCGAACGCTGGTGTGTACCCGAGTCGTACGGGGACCCCGGGATAGAGTGGCAGGGCGATGACCTCTGA
- a CDS encoding TerD family protein has product MTGLNKGIRKVELAVKWDPSPVGEPATDLDIIAATYVAADPYGSPAYVVHFDSRSPDGTIYLNRDSKDGKGFGWDEVMTLELDRLNSGYTRVVVGVLIQQGSGHKSFVGVLNPGLRMREGYTVLAEDNFGGVLGATAATVGEFVRDVSGEWTFHPGIHGYDTDPAEFPRVMGTRHDA; this is encoded by the coding sequence ATGACCGGTCTCAACAAGGGCATCCGCAAGGTCGAGCTCGCGGTGAAGTGGGACCCGAGTCCCGTCGGCGAGCCCGCGACCGATCTCGACATCATCGCGGCGACGTACGTGGCCGCCGATCCGTACGGAAGTCCCGCCTATGTGGTGCACTTCGACAGCCGCTCCCCGGACGGCACCATCTACCTCAACCGGGACAGCAAGGACGGCAAGGGCTTCGGCTGGGACGAGGTCATGACGCTGGAACTCGACCGCCTCAACAGCGGCTACACGCGTGTGGTGGTGGGCGTACTCATCCAGCAGGGTTCCGGCCACAAGTCGTTCGTGGGCGTCCTCAACCCGGGTCTGCGCATGCGGGAGGGCTACACCGTGCTGGCGGAGGACAACTTCGGCGGCGTCCTGGGGGCCACGGCCGCGACCGTCGGCGAGTTCGTACGCGACGTCTCCGGAGAGTGGACCTTCCATCCGGGGATCCACGGCTACGACACCGACCCGGCCGAGTTCCCGCGCGTCATGGGCACGCGCCACGACGCTTGA
- a CDS encoding ribonuclease HII: MPYEPPTHTVERSLRATTGAKIIAGVDEVGRGAWAGPVTVCAAVTGLRRPPEGLTDSKLLTVKRRTVMAAELEKWVTSYALGHASPEEIDDLGMTAALRLAAVRALEALPVRPDAVILDGKHDYLGSPWRVRTVIKGDQSCVAVAAASVIAKVQRDKMMAELGVDHADFGFAANAGYPSPVHKAALEERGPTPYHRLSWAYLDALPQWRHLKKVRSWADGSGPEIEGQLGFDF; encoded by the coding sequence ATGCCGTACGAACCACCGACTCACACCGTCGAGCGCTCCCTCCGCGCCACGACCGGAGCGAAGATCATTGCCGGTGTCGACGAGGTGGGCCGTGGTGCGTGGGCCGGCCCGGTCACCGTCTGCGCCGCCGTCACGGGACTACGCCGTCCACCCGAGGGCCTCACCGACTCCAAACTCCTCACCGTCAAGCGCCGTACCGTGATGGCCGCGGAGTTGGAGAAATGGGTGACGTCGTACGCCCTGGGGCATGCCTCTCCTGAGGAGATCGACGACCTGGGGATGACGGCCGCGCTGCGCCTTGCCGCGGTGCGGGCCCTGGAGGCCTTGCCCGTCCGCCCCGACGCGGTCATCCTCGATGGGAAGCACGACTACCTCGGGTCGCCGTGGCGGGTTCGCACGGTGATCAAGGGTGACCAGTCCTGCGTGGCCGTCGCGGCGGCCTCGGTGATCGCCAAGGTTCAGCGCGACAAAATGATGGCCGAACTGGGTGTCGACCATGCAGACTTCGGTTTTGCGGCCAACGCCGGGTATCCGTCTCCGGTGCACAAGGCCGCACTGGAGGAACGGGGCCCCACTCCGTACCACCGGCTGTCATGGGCGTATCTTGATGCGCTGCCCCAGTGGCGGCACCTCAAGAAGGTCCGCAGCTGGGCGGACGGAAGCGGTCCGGAGATCGAAGGTCAGCTCGGCTTCGATTTCTGA